Below is a genomic region from Balaenoptera acutorostrata chromosome 9, mBalAcu1.1, whole genome shotgun sequence.
GAAAGTCCCTGAGGGTCTACAGATAGGGTGCCTTTGTGTCTTATACAAAGAGGTcaagggaaatgagaaaaaaaagggggCCGTACACAGTCAGTAATGGATGAAACTTCTATCTTAAAGTGTAAAAACTGTCAAGAAGGTTTGAAATATAGAGAGGATACCAGCACGACAGGGGCTGTATGGGAGACCTCAAACCTAAGACAGAAAGTTCAGGTTAATGCTCTGATCCATTTCCAGTAATTACTCAAAATGTAATGTGCTCAGTCAGAGACATAATCATTGCTCAAGGTACTGTTATGTCTCCTTTTTTCCTACTTCCCCTGCTTGCATGCTGTAGGCAGCAATGCTATACTACCTCAGATGTTCCTGTTCTAAGGCAtaacctccctccctcacttgcCCCAAAAGACCTCAAAATTAACCCTACCCTCCCTTTTGAGGTAAAGTTCAGTGCTCACATACCACCTGCTCACATATCTTTTGACCCTGGCCTCAATGAACTTTCCAGTATTGCCTAAGAAAATCTTTCCGTACAACCCCCATCTTCACCCACTTTTCACATTTCTTCCTATCAAGCACACCCACCCTCCATGCTGTGTAAGCGTTTCTGCGTGTTTTGTACTATCCTACGTGACTACTGTGCCTTTTATAGTAGGTCCTCCATAGACagcaaatgtatatttattaaatgaaataatcaatgaatgaataattatttCTTGTCTTAGAATTCCTGGGAGTAGAGGACAATCCAAACAATAGACCATTGCTTAGAGTTTCTTTGTGTTAATGCACAAAGAAAGTCAACCACTGAGGAAGCATATAGGAAAATAAACCACTGATCAGACATTTGCTGTGTCATCATAGGTAGTGAAATATCTTTGAGCATTATTTTTGTCAAATGTAACATTAGAAGGATTTCGAGAACCTTCTAATTcatatgtatttctttaaatctaTATCATGTTCCTGTTGATTAATTTTAGGCTTACTTGACTACCTGAAACAGAATATGTTGCTTCCGTCTATAAAGAGTGTTTTTATAATAATTCTGTTTTACTACCAGGTTATAGACAATGCATTACAGTTTACTGTTTCATCACTATATTGTGAATTAACTGAAGGCAGAAGATTTTTTAAGTACTATTTGTTTCTTCTCAGGTCATTGTACACAGTAGGCACTGAGAACGCTTTACATCCCAACAGTATGTTTAAGAACCACCTGGTCACATCCCAGAAGCAAAGGAGCCTCAGGAAAATTTTAGGAAGTTTCCTTTCACACTCCTGAGCACAGAAAAGTCATCATAAGAATCAGGCATTAGGAGACAAAGAGATTTTCACAGGATTAGAAagagggtgggcttccctggtggcgcagtggttaagaatccgcctgccaatgcaggggacacgggttcgagccctggtctgggaagatcccacatgccgcggagcaactaagcccgtgagccacaactactgagcctgcgcgtctggagcccgtgctccgcagcgggagaggctgcgacagtgataggcccgcgcacagccgcagctggagaaagccctcgcacagaaacgaagacccaacacagccaaaaataaataaataaataaataaattaaaaaaaaaaaaaaaaagaaagagggtaaGAGAGGCTGTGGGTTTCACAATCTGGAAATGAGGAAACAAAGTACCTTTCTTCCCTCTAAAtggtcataaaaaataaaaaaaatataaaaacttactACTCTCTTTTGATCCTTCACCTCTGAAACTGACCAATGAATCTAGACAAGAAGTTGGGCCTGAAAATCTCCAATACTGGAGAATCCAAGAGAACATCACTGGGATAAGGCTTGGATCAAGCTCAAACTATTACTATATACTAGGTGTTGGTGTCTCCACATCGGTAGTGAGGAGGTCAAGGGATGGAAGGAGACTTTGGCAGCTTGTTATATGCCTTCATTCCTTGTTAAAGTGGAGCTTCCGTAAAAGTCTAGGAGTAAAATTAGTTCCTTAATatttgatttcaattttatttgataatttacCCAACGGTTATTTCTATTTTCTGCTACCATGTTGTTTTATAGACTATGATCAGTACGTGTTAATGAAGATGGGGTATGTGTGTGgaagaaagagagatggaaagagagaggaggcaaggagagagagacagagacagagagtcagagagagagggaaagggaggagagaagagggaggggagaagaaaggagatgagagagaaaggGTAGTAACTAATACTGTGCATTATGTtccataatcattttaaaataaactaatttatttatttatttatttatttttggctgtgttgggtcttcggttcgtgcgagggctttctccagttgcggcaagcgggagccactcttcatcgcggtgcggggaccgctcttcatcgcggtgcgcgggcctctctccatcgcggcccctcccgtcacggggcacaggctccagacgcacaggctcagcaattgtggctcacgggcccagctgctccgtggcatgtgggatcttcccagaccagggctcgaacccgtgtcccctgcattagcaggcagattctcaaccactgcgccaccagggaagcccctaaaataaactaatttaatGTCAAGGGAATTCAGCATAATATTCTAGATTATCCATCTCTTGAGCCTCAGAGAAGGGCCCTGAAGGTTTGGCTTTAGGATTTAATGCCTTACATATTTGTAAACGGTTTCCAGACTGAAGCCAAGATTCTGCCTCTAAAGATGTACAGTTCCAAATTTAACTTGGGAAAGACTGTCCCTTTGCTCTTGATATGTCAGTACCATAGCCCACTTATGAGGTAAACAAAGCTAATTCTGAATGAAAATCTGAGCCCAATAGAGGAAATATTAATAAGGAAGTTATTAACTGAGACATTACCTGTTCTGTAATAATTAGAATATAATTCCTTTATCAAAGTTATGGTTATActgaatttattgttttatagacagaaatatgactttttttctttttaaatgagttaaacCATACTATTCTTAAACTATTCTGTGTGTATgacctctgtttctatgagttctgcTCTTCATGGagcatttttgctttatttaattgtatttatttaatttagttttaatttattttgttatattttattttactttattatttttggaaGAATGCCAAAACTGAGGTAACTAAGATATTGTGTATCTGGGAGAGAAGAGTAAATAATAACTGCTTTACCCAGAAAAATATAGATTAGATTGCTGAAATGGTCTACTCGGGGAATTAAAATTGAACACTAGAGCATGTACAAAAGAGTTCTAACTGAAAAGTATTTTTTGAAACAAATGATAAAACCACATATCTCTGGATGAATGTCATGATCCTCTTGAAGAAAGTTAATAATCATCCTCTTAATTGTATTCAGACTAGGCCCATCCTGGTATAGAACATTTGGAATTAGTTAAACTTGACCGACTggagtaaaggaaaaagaaaaaaaaaactctctctcGGGGACTtgtagcatgtgtgtgtgtgtgtgtggaggggcatgcatgtgtgtgtttagtGCTCACTGCGGCTGGAATCAAAGTAGAGAAAACATGCTGTGGATCCCTTCACAGTGTACAAATTAGCTCACAATGATGAAGGCGTCAGTGGGCCTAAGAAGTGTTCCAGAACCTTTGAGTGCTGACCTGGATTTGAGCTTGAGGCTCTGAACATACACCATTTATCACACTATTCACTCTTCCTTATATTTGCCCGGTATGTCTGAGCTTTTGATGCCTTATTACAACTTGAAGCCTTATCCCTGCAGGGTTATGGTAATAGAAGGAGAAACCTGTTTCACTCTTTAATCATACCAAGCAGCAACGGTGAAACAAAGCAGCAACTCTTGCCCTGAGACTTGGGTGGTGGTGGCTTCCACAGCTGTCCATACAAAAGAGTGGCTCATAGGCCATCCATGGCAGAGGACGGCATAAGAAAGAAGACacaactccaataaagatgttcaaaaaaaaaaaaaaaagaaaaagaaagaagacacaatTGAAGAATTTaggtgtatatgtatacaatggaatattacccagccataagaACAACATGGAttgacttggagggtattatgtttggttaaataagtcagacagagagaggcaaatactgtatgttgtcacttttatgtggaatctgaaaaacaaaacaaacaaattaatataaaaaaagaaaaagagactcacagatataaagagcAAACTATTGGTTAGcagtgggaagagaggagaggggagggtcaggataggggtagggaattaagaggtacaaactaccatgtataaaatagataagcaacaatgatatattgtatagcactggaattatagccattatcttgtaatagcttttaatggagtataatctataaaagtgctaaataaatcactatgctgtacgcctgaaactaatataatagtgtagatcaactatacttcaattaaaattaattaattaagttaaaattagaatcaaaagaatttaaggaaacCACCTCTGAGAACAGGAAATGGTAGGGGAAGTCTTTAAGTAGGTGCTATTTCTGTCAGTCAAGATGGCAAAATTGTAGCCTTGACAATTTGGCTCTTTACAGGAAAATATAGGCATATTCTATACTCTTATTTAGTAAGTTCCATGAGTTTTCCATGACACAGGTTTCCTGAAAAGATATGTCCAAACTTCCCCAGAAGTGGTCCTTTCACGTACATATGCCTGACCTCTGATATCAGAAGTCTGCAATAGGGTCTTGAAAAGAGtacaaatgtaaaacaatgatAAAGCTAACAGAGGTTTCAGTTGaataaaatgaaactcaaaacctAAAGGTCAAACCAAATGTGgggttggtttttttggtttttttttttttttaacatttaagacATTTGAAAGACATCTTTCCCCAGAAGTCaacatgtaaaattttttttccaaggaTAGAACAATAGTAAGATCCTCTTTGCTTCAAAGTTttagaaaagaatgaatataaattGAAAATGTTGAAATTCTATCTTTTTTACCCCTATAATCTTTTTTTTGGGCATATAATTCTGCCCTAACCTCCAGATAGCAAAACAAGAACCAAGATTTTCTTACATGTCTGAGAATAATCAGAGTGAATTTGTTCACAAGTGCTTGATGGGGCTTGGGACAGGTCGAAGGGTTGAGGAATCTTTATTTATCTAGAaatgatggagaaaatattttggaaaatggaGCAATGAAAGTGggaattttatgtatttctttggaACAATTAGAAATAGAGACGTCCTTTTCTTCTAgttcacttaaaattattttagttggAGTTTCAGAGCCTTAGAGCTGAAAGGATGAGAGATTTTTGTTAAATATGTGTTGCCAATGAtgacaaaggagagagaaaggtgaTTCTAGACATCAAGGTACCCGAATCAGGAGATTCTAAGGTAGGAGAAACATGGTGAGTAACAATTGTATGGCCCTTTCCTTactgaaaggaaatgagaatTCAGGAAGCGGGTAAGATGCAGAAGGTAGAGATGAGGAAAAGTAGGGAAAATAACTAATAGGCACTTGAGATCGTATGCTGAGCTCAGAAATGCTTgctgcttttgcttttttcattgaattttttaATAGTAAGAAGCAAAACTCTACACTTATAGAGAAGTTTTTCCTGCCTAAGTAGTTAACAGGATTTATTACatggagaaaaaagaggaagaaggaatatTGGAAGAGCTGTACATATAGAGGAATAAATTTTAGTAAAAgaaggagcaaacaaacaaaaatatatagagaaaatagaataatggGTGATGAATTTAAATAAGAGAAATTGTTATAAACACAGCATTCTTAGTGGCCtaggggaggaaaagaaataatctgAGCCAAGGTAAGAAtgcctttccacatttttacCCCTCCTTTTAAATCACGGAGAAGCTTCTCTGTTCTCCCAGACCCTTTCCCACGTCAGTCCAGGAAGAAACAAGTTATATGCCTCTCTTTAGTCTTTGAAAACATTGCTTCCCTCAGGGTTACTAAAACCTTGGAGTTGTGATcaattttttacttatttgtgtTTCTTACTACACTGAGAGATCTCTGTTTTCATCTATGGATTCCCAAACCCTAATAGAGGAACTATCTCACAGGACCTCTCgattcatatttctatttttctatcattatttatttggtcataaataagaaaaacatgaatgagtagatgaatgaatgaatgaatatttgttttcttaccaGAAGGATTTAATCCCAatcaagggaagaaaagagatacATACTTAGAACTAGGGCAGAGGTTTTATCCATGCTGTCCTTGTAATAATTTTGCATATTCTGAAGGCACAGGATATGATCCATCCATAGAGTCTTAAGTTGAATCACAGTGGGCAAATCCCTTCCACATTCTGGACCTCAGATTCTTCATTTGTGTACTAAGAAAATAGAGGAGGCAGTCTCTAAGAGATTACTACATTGTGATTCTAAAAATTGTACAAGTAAACTTGCCAAGGATGATGATTTTAGTAGCAATTTGTATTGCTGGAATGAGTGGGACCTGGAGATACCCAGAGAGAGGACTGAAGGCCTGGAGTCAGTGCCAGGAATGCCAAGGAGAGGTATGGCTGTCATCATTCAAGCCTCACCCTGAGGAACCACACCCCAGCCTGGGCCAATCTGGTCACAGaagcagggagggcaggaggcagggtTGGGCATAAAAGGAAGAGCAAGGCCAGCGGCTGCTTACACTTGCTTCTGACACAACCGTGTTCACTAGCAACTACACGAACAGACACCATGGTGCATCTGACTGCTGAGGAGAAGTCTGCCGTCACTGCCCTATGGGCCAAGGTGAACGTGGAGGAAGTTGGTGGTGAGGCCCTGGGCAGGTAGGTATCCAGCTTACAAGGCAGGCTTAAGGAGAGTGAATGGCAGCTGGGCACGTGGGGACTGAGCAATCCCCTGAGATTCTGACAGGTGCTGACTCCCTCTGTCCTTTTGCTGTTTTCACCCCTTAGGCTGCTGGTTGTCTACCCCTGGACTCAGAGGTTCTTTGAGGCCTTTGGGGACCTGTCCACCGCTGATGCTGTTATGAAAAACCCTAAGGTGAAGGCCCATGGCAAGAAGGTGCTAGCCTCCTTTAGTGACGGCCTGAAGCATCTCGACGACCTCAAGGGCACGTTTGCTACGCTGAGCGAGCTGCACTGTGACAAGCTGCACGTGGATCCTGAGAACTTCAGGGTGAGTCTATGGGACCCTCAatgttctccttcttcttcttttctatgGTCAAGCTCgcgtcatggggagagagctcaATGGCAGGATGCAGTTTAGAATGGAGAAGAGGTATTCTGGTTAACAGCACTATGGACTCCTCGGGACCATttagtttattttagtttattttaccCTGTTTGCTCACAGCCATCATCTCCTCTTATTCATTCTTGTTCTctcctgtttgttctctgcaatgccttctctgtttttaatcaaactttattttgagtgtgtaatttaaaaacaaactttctttttttatccacttaaaaaaatgttacctAATAATTTCCCCTTATCTCTTCCTTTCGAAGCAAGGAGGATAAAATGTTGTATTGCTTCTTGAAATGGTTCtaaagaatacaaatgaaaacacGTTCTGGattaaggcagaaagagagaaacatttctaaatataaattcaGGCTGATATGGATGGATTCACATCAGTAGTAACACCTACACTTCAGCTACCTTTCTGCTTATACCCTAGGGGCACAGTTTGGGATGAGACTTTACTCTAAGCTGGGTCCCTCTACTAACCATGCTCTTGCTTTTTATCTCTTCCACACAGCTCCTAGGCAATGTGCTGGTGATTGTGCTGGCTCGCCACTTTGGCAAGGAATTCACCCCGGAGCTTCAGGCTGCCTACCAGAAGGTCGTGGCTGGTGTGGCTAATGCCTTGGCCCACAAGTACCATTGAG
It encodes:
- the LOC103002708 gene encoding hemoglobin subunit beta encodes the protein MVHLTAEEKSAVTALWAKVNVEEVGGEALGRLLVVYPWTQRFFEAFGDLSTADAVMKNPKVKAHGKKVLASFSDGLKHLDDLKGTFATLSELHCDKLHVDPENFRLLGNVLVIVLARHFGKEFTPELQAAYQKVVAGVANALAHKYH